Within the Stenotrophomonas maltophilia genome, the region CAGATTGCACAGCACGATCTGGTCGCGCGGACGCTCGCGCGCCAGCTTGATCGCCTGCGCCAGCGCGTGGCTGGACTCCAGCGCCGGCAGGATGCCCTCGGTGTGTGCCAGCAGATGGAACGCCTGCAGCGCTTCTTCGTCGGTGATGCCGAGATAGCGCGCGCGCCCGCTGTCGGCCAGGAACGCGTGCTCCGGGCCGACCCCCGGATAGTCCAGGCCGGCCGACACCGAGTGGGTCTCGATGATCTGGCCGTCGTCGTCGCACAGCACGTAGGTGCGGTTGCCATGCAGCACGCCTGGACGCCCTGCTGCGATCGAGGCGGCATGGCGGCCTGTGTTGATACCGTCACCGGCCGCTTCGGCGCCGACGATCTCGACCTGGCGGTCGTTGAGGAAGGCATGGAACAGGCCGATCGCGTTGCTGCCACCGCCCACGCACGCCGTGATCGCATCCGGCAGCCGGCCGTACTCGGCCAGCATCTGTTCGCGCGCTTCGCGGCCGACGATGGCATTGAAATCGCGCACCATGCGCGGATACGGGTCCGGGCCGGCCACGGTGCCGATGATGTAGAAGGTGTCCTGCACGTTGGTCACCCAGTCGCGCATCGCTTCATTGAGCGCATCCTTCAGGGTCGCCGAACCGGAGGTGACCGGCACCACCGTCGCGCCGAGCAGCTTCATCCGGTAGACATTGATCTTCTGCCGCTCGATGTCGGTGGCGCCCATGTACACCACGCACTCCAGGCCCAGGCGTGCGGCAACGGTGGCGCTGGCGACGCCATGCTGGCCGGCGCCGGTCTCGGCGATGATGCGCGTCTTGCCCATCCGCGCCGCCAGCAGCGCCTGGCCGATGGTGTTGTTGATCTTGTGCGCGCCGGTGTGGTTCAGGTCCTCGCGCTTGAGCAGGATCCGTGCGCCGCCGACGTGGTCGCTCAGGCGCTGGGCATGATAGATCGGGCTCGGCCGGCCCACGTAATGAGCCAGATCGCGGTCGTAGGCCGCCTGGAACGCGGGGTCCTGGCGGGCCTGGTCATAGGCCTGGGCCAGCTCCTGCAGCGGACCGACCAGGGTTTCGGCGACAAAGCTGCCGCCATAGCGGCCGAAGTGGCCCTGGGCATCCGGGAAGGCGTGGTAGTCGGCAATGCGGGAGGCAGACATGGCAGGGACCGGTGATTCAGACAGGTGGATACTCTAGCGCACGGGTCATGACCGGAAAATGGATATTATCTGGCACATATCGTCAGGAAATCTCACATGAGCCGATCCCTGCTGCCGCCACTCAATGCCCTGCGCGCGTTCGAGGCCACCGCCCGTCTGGGCGGTGTGGGCCGCGCCGCGCAGGACCTGCATGTCACCCACGGTGCAGTCAGCCGGCAGCTGAAGCTGCTGGAGGATCATCTGGGCCTGGCCCTGTTCCAGCGCGCCGGGCGTGGCCTGCGCCTGACCGCATCGGGAACACTGTTGCAGGCGGCCTGCAGCGAAGCCTTCGCCGGCATCGAAGACTGCGTGCGCGAGCTGCGGCGGCCCGCGGCGTCGCCAGCGCTGGTACTGGGCTGCAGCGGCAGCGTGCTGGCGCGCTGGATGATTCCGCGCCTCCCCGCCCTGCAGGCCGCACTGCCCGGTGTGCGCCTGCAGTGGTCGGCACTGGACGGCAGCTTCACCGAGGCGCAGGCGGCACTGGATGCGGTCCTGCTGCTGGCGCAGGGGCCGTGGCCACGGGGCTGGCAGGTGCGCGAGCTGGCGCCCGAGCGGGTGGGCGTGGTGGTGGCACCGTCACATCCGGCGGCGCAGCGCCTGCGCCATGTGCCGCCCTCGGCACTGCTGCAGGAGACGCTGCTGCACACCAGCTCACGGCCACAGGCGTGGCCGACGTGGGCGCAGGCGCACGATCTCGACCCCGCCCGGCTGCGGCTGGGCACGGGTTTCGAACACCTTTACTACCTGCTGGAAGCGGCGGTGGCCGGGCTGGGTCCAGCGATCGCGCCGGAGCCGCTGGTCGCTGAGGATCTCGCGGCAGGCCGGCTGCTGGCCCCATGGGGTTTCGCCGCCACGGGCGGCTTCTGGGTCCTGGCGCGGCCGGAGGGCCAGGCCGACGCACGCGTCGACGCCCTGGCGGACTGGGTCGCGGCCCAGCTGAGGTAACGTGACGCCGCAGCCTCCCGGTCCTACTCCAGCACGGTGCAGTCGGCGCGGCGCACTTCCTCGACGAAGGTGCGCATTTTGTAGCCGTCCTTGATGCCCGGCTCCAGTTCAATGCCGCTGGAGACATCGACGCCCCACGGGAGGGTCGCCAGCACCGCGTCGTACACGTTGTCCGGGGTCAGACCGCCGGCCAGCAGGAACGGTCGATGCAGCCCGGTCGGGATGCGGGTCCAGTCGAATGCAACGCCGGTACCGCCACCGCCACCCGGTGCGTGGCTGTCGAACAGGAAGCCGGCCGCGCTCGGATAGCGCAGTTGCAGGGTACGCGCGTTGACTTCCTCACGTCCCCCCATCGCAACCGCCTTCAGGTAAGGCATGTTGAAGCTGCGGCAGAAGCTCTCGTCCTCCTCGCCATGGAACTGCAGCAGGGTGGGCCGCACGGTGCGCAGCACTTCGCGCACCTCTTCCTTGCTGTTGTTGCGGAACAGCGCCACCACGTCGACCATCGGCGCGATCGCCTGGCGCATCGCGCGCGCTTCGGCGGGCGCAACCCGGCGGCTGCTCTCGCGGGCGAAGATGAAACCCACCGCATCCACGCCGAGCTCGCCGGCCAGGCGCACGTCGCCGGCACGGGTCATTCCACAGAACTTGATGCGTGTACGGTAGTAGGAGCGGCTCATAGCGTGACCTCGGCGGGCAGATGCCAGTTGTCGGGGTACAGCGGTCCAAGAAACACCAGGCCCTGCGGCGGTGCAGTGGGACCGGCTACGGTGCGATCCCTTCCGGCCAGCAGCTCGGCGATCCACTCCACCGGTTTCTCGCCGCTGCCGACCAGGATCAGCGAACCGACGATATTGCGAACCATGTGATGAAGGAATGCATTGCCTTGTACCGCCACCTCGATCACCTCGCCGTGGCGGCTGACCTGCAGTGACTGCAGCTCGCGCCGCGCATGCAGGGCCTGGCACTGGACCGAGCGGAACGCGCTGAAGTCGTTCTCACCCAGCAGCGCCTGCCCGGCCGTGTGCATCAGCGTCGCGTCCAGTGCGCGACGCTCCCAGCTCAGCGTCTGCCGGTCCAGCGCCGGCCGTACTTCGCGATTGAGCAGCCGGTAACGGTAGCGGCGCGCCCGCGCTGAGAACCGCGCATGGAAATCCTCCGCCACCGGTACGCACCAGCGCACCGCGATCGAGCGCGGCAGGCGGGTGGTGGTACCCAGCATCCAGGCGCGCGGGTCGCGCACTACGTCGGTATCGAAATGCACGACCTGGCACTGGCCGTGCACGCCGGCGTCGGTTCGGCCAGCGCAGACCACCTGCAGCGGCGCGTCGGCCACCGAAGACAGGGCCTGCTCAAGACTGGCCTGGACGCTGGGACCGCCCTCTCCCAGGTTCTGCCAGCCTCTGAAATCGCTGCCGTCGTACTCGACGCCAAGCGCATAACGCATGTGCTACCTCGATGTTGCGGAGTGGACGACGCTCAGGCCGGATCGCGTTCCGACCAGACCGCCAGTTCATTGCCACCGGGTTCGACGAACTGGAAGCGGCTGCCGCCCGGGAAGGAGAACACCGGCCGCACCACCTCACCACCCGCCTGGCGCACGGCCATTTCGGCGGGGGCCAGCTGATCGGCGTACAGCACCAGCAGCGGGGCACCTTCAGTAGCGCGTTGCGGCTGGCCGCGGAAGAAGCCCCCCTGCAGGCGACCATCGTCGAAGGCGGTGTAGTCGCTGCCGTAATCGACGAACGACCAGCCGAACACCTTCTCGAAGAAGGCACGGCTGGCGGCCGGGTCGCGGGACGCGAACTCAACATAGTCGATGCGACGCTCGCGGGTCATGGCAGGGTCCTTGTCGAAGGTATCGGTCACGGCAGCCGGGCCAGCAGCTCGCGCGCCTGCGCCTGGCAGTCCGGGTCGCCCCCTTCGGCAACCTCCAGCAGCAGGGTACGCGCGGTCTGTGCGTCGCCCAGATCCAGGTAGGCGATCGCCAGCTCCAGGCGTTCCTGCCCGGCGCGGGGCGACCAGGTGTCGCCGGCATCCTCCACCGACGGGGCGTCGTTGTCCTGCAGATCGGCGGGCAGGTCGAACACGCCGCGGAACTGCGGCTGCTGCTCGGCATGCAGCGCGTAGTCCGGGACCGAAACCCCGGAATCGGCTTCCTGGGCCGTCGGCCGGCCAACACCCCTCTCGTCCACCGGTTCGTCCCAGCGCGGCAGGTCGGTCACGGGTTCCGGCAACGGTGCCTCGTCCTTGCCATCGCCCGACGGCTGCTTGTCCGTGCCGCCCGATCCGTCTTCGGATCGGGCGTCGGCGATCGTCGCCCAGGCCGGCATCGCCGGCTCCTGGCGCCCGCTGTCGGCATCGGCGGTAGACCACGCAGACTGCTCGGCCAGCGTATCGAGCGCGGCACCGGCCGGCACGGCCGCCGCCAGAGCTGCAGCATCGTCCTCCTCGCGCAGCGGCGGCAGCGGCGATGGCTTGCGACGGCGCAGCAACCATGCGGCGCCTGCCAGCACCAGCAGCACCGGCAGTCCCAGCCAGTACCACGGCGTTCCGGCGTCACGCGCGCCCGGCGCCTGTGCCAGCCGTTGCTGGGCCGCCGCCAGGTCGTTGTCCTTCATCGCGATCAGCGACTGCTGCTGTGCCTTCAGCGTTTCCAGTTCGGCCAC harbors:
- the trpB gene encoding tryptophan synthase subunit beta, coding for MSASRIADYHAFPDAQGHFGRYGGSFVAETLVGPLQELAQAYDQARQDPAFQAAYDRDLAHYVGRPSPIYHAQRLSDHVGGARILLKREDLNHTGAHKINNTIGQALLAARMGKTRIIAETGAGQHGVASATVAARLGLECVVYMGATDIERQKINVYRMKLLGATVVPVTSGSATLKDALNEAMRDWVTNVQDTFYIIGTVAGPDPYPRMVRDFNAIVGREAREQMLAEYGRLPDAITACVGGGSNAIGLFHAFLNDRQVEIVGAEAAGDGINTGRHAASIAAGRPGVLHGNRTYVLCDDDGQIIETHSVSAGLDYPGVGPEHAFLADSGRARYLGITDEEALQAFHLLAHTEGILPALESSHALAQAIKLARERPRDQIVLCNLSGRGDKDVHTIAAREGLVL
- a CDS encoding LysR family transcriptional regulator, with amino-acid sequence MSRSLLPPLNALRAFEATARLGGVGRAAQDLHVTHGAVSRQLKLLEDHLGLALFQRAGRGLRLTASGTLLQAACSEAFAGIEDCVRELRRPAASPALVLGCSGSVLARWMIPRLPALQAALPGVRLQWSALDGSFTEAQAALDAVLLLAQGPWPRGWQVRELAPERVGVVVAPSHPAAQRLRHVPPSALLQETLLHTSSRPQAWPTWAQAHDLDPARLRLGTGFEHLYYLLEAAVAGLGPAIAPEPLVAEDLAAGRLLAPWGFAATGGFWVLARPEGQADARVDALADWVAAQLR
- a CDS encoding phosphoribosylanthranilate isomerase; translation: MSRSYYRTRIKFCGMTRAGDVRLAGELGVDAVGFIFARESSRRVAPAEARAMRQAIAPMVDVVALFRNNSKEEVREVLRTVRPTLLQFHGEEDESFCRSFNMPYLKAVAMGGREEVNARTLQLRYPSAAGFLFDSHAPGGGGGTGVAFDWTRIPTGLHRPFLLAGGLTPDNVYDAVLATLPWGVDVSSGIELEPGIKDGYKMRTFVEEVRRADCTVLE
- the truA gene encoding tRNA pseudouridine(38-40) synthase TruA; the protein is MRYALGVEYDGSDFRGWQNLGEGGPSVQASLEQALSSVADAPLQVVCAGRTDAGVHGQCQVVHFDTDVVRDPRAWMLGTTTRLPRSIAVRWCVPVAEDFHARFSARARRYRYRLLNREVRPALDRQTLSWERRALDATLMHTAGQALLGENDFSAFRSVQCQALHARRELQSLQVSRHGEVIEVAVQGNAFLHHMVRNIVGSLILVGSGEKPVEWIAELLAGRDRTVAGPTAPPQGLVFLGPLYPDNWHLPAEVTL
- a CDS encoding VOC family protein, coding for MTRERRIDYVEFASRDPAASRAFFEKVFGWSFVDYGSDYTAFDDGRLQGGFFRGQPQRATEGAPLLVLYADQLAPAEMAVRQAGGEVVRPVFSFPGGSRFQFVEPGGNELAVWSERDPA